ACCCAACAGGTATGTCTTCGGCCCTAACGCCATGCTGGCACCTGTCTACGTCTCGGATTGGTACCTCGGCATCAATCCGGATAAGGGACTGTCGCTTTATCGCCTGGGGCTGGAGGGCGGCACGCTCAAACGTCAGGAGATGGTGCGAGGCGTGACGGATCTGCAATTGGCGTATCAGCAGCGCGACCATGCAGGGCCATTCAGCCGCGCAACCGAAGTGACCGATTGGGAAAACGTCATCGCGGTGCGTGTGACATTCACTCTGCAGAGCGCCGACCCACGAGCGGGCGTGAACAATGCACCCATCTCGCGCGAGTTCGGCATGACGGCCACGTTGCGCAATCGGGTGCAGTGAGATGGCTCGGCGACAAACGAGGGCGCGCGGCTTCGCGCTTGTGGCGGCTCTGCTACTGCTCGTCGTGCTCACCTTGGTCGCATTCGCGGGCCTGCGCGGCACGCTGCTGCAACAGAAGATGTCGGCGCATCAGTATGATCGTCAGATCGCGTTCCAGCATGCGGAGGCAGCGCTACGCGTGGCGCAGTCACGTCTGATCAGCCATCCCGAAGAGATTGCGCGCAACTGTCAGAGCCAGACAGTGGCCTGCCTTGCCAGCCCGTTCAACGATCCCGGTCTGCCGAAGGGCAGTATCCATACCGTGGATGGCCGTGACTTCACCGTGTCGCAAGTGGCCCCTGGCCAGCCTCAGTACGTGATCGAGAACATGGGTGACTGGGTCGATCCGGAGCAGGGTGTGGCGGTGGAACAAAGCGCGAATGCCCGCAACTACGGGAGCCACTCGGAGAGCTCACGACGGTATTACCGCATCACGGCGCGGAGTAGCGATCCGGCCATCACAGATGGACGCGTGCTGGTCATCTTGCAGGCCACGCTGGAGCAGCGCCGCTAGTCGCGGGCGCTGCTTGAGTTCTGGCGTGCGTCCGCTGATGACCAGCGCTGATACAGGCCGGAGTGGCGGTGCACGGGCTGCTCCACGGACTGTCGTACGATGGCGGCCGGGGTCAGCAGGC
This genomic window from Dyella terrae contains:
- a CDS encoding pilus assembly PilX family protein, producing the protein MARRQTRARGFALVAALLLLVVLTLVAFAGLRGTLLQQKMSAHQYDRQIAFQHAEAALRVAQSRLISHPEEIARNCQSQTVACLASPFNDPGLPKGSIHTVDGRDFTVSQVAPGQPQYVIENMGDWVDPEQGVAVEQSANARNYGSHSESSRRYYRITARSSDPAITDGRVLVILQATLEQRR